In bacterium, one genomic interval encodes:
- a CDS encoding metallophosphoesterase, which produces MRLTWLTDIHLNFLSDAALASFYSTLTENRPDALVITGDIGEADSLESYLRALAAHLQCPIYFVLGNHDFYRGSIGAVREQMRHLNQENSRLTYLTQSGIIPLSDSTCLIGHDGWPDGRNGDYERSPVLLNDFLLIRDFRRPDQTIPRLDPEVRRHWLTVMQRLSAEATNYLETQVAEALPNFSHLLIATHVPPFREASLYSGHISGDNYQPFFSSRKMGEMLLRTAIASPQTRITVLCGHSHWTASFSPAPNLTVHTGGAEYGEPVIQRIWNL; this is translated from the coding sequence ATGAGACTGACTTGGCTGACGGATATTCACCTCAATTTTCTCTCTGATGCGGCACTGGCCTCGTTCTACTCCACGTTGACGGAAAACCGGCCCGATGCCCTGGTCATTACGGGTGACATTGGCGAGGCTGACTCTCTCGAAAGCTATCTTCGTGCACTTGCCGCCCATCTCCAGTGCCCCATCTATTTCGTCCTCGGTAATCACGATTTCTATCGCGGGTCGATTGGAGCTGTTCGCGAGCAGATGCGCCACCTCAATCAGGAAAACTCCCGACTGACCTACCTGACCCAATCCGGGATCATCCCATTATCAGATTCTACCTGCCTGATCGGTCATGACGGCTGGCCCGATGGCCGCAATGGCGACTACGAAAGATCTCCGGTCCTGCTGAACGACTTCCTGCTGATCCGCGACTTCCGCCGCCCTGACCAGACTATCCCGCGTCTCGATCCTGAGGTCCGGCGCCACTGGCTGACTGTCATGCAGCGGCTCTCGGCCGAGGCGACCAATTATCTCGAGACACAGGTTGCTGAGGCGCTCCCCAACTTTTCTCATCTGCTGATAGCAACGCACGTCCCGCCTTTTCGCGAAGCCTCCCTCTACAGTGGCCATATCTCCGGCGACAACTACCAGCCTTTTTTCTCCAGCCGGAAAATGGGGGAGATGTTGCTCCGGACTGCCATCGCCTCCCCGCAGACCCGCATCACAGTCCTGTGTGGCCATAGCCACTGGACAGCTTCCTTCTCACCCGCCCCCAATCTGACTGTCCATACCGGCGGTGCCGAATACGGCGAACCGGTCATCCAGCGGATCTGGAATCTATAA
- a CDS encoding homocysteine S-methyltransferase family protein, with translation MSRSSLDWLKRLNIQGPVLLDGGTGSLLWERKGKAGGNAGAPSSLFNLTDPGIVETVHREFVAASSQVLVTNSFGAVSRYLQQFGMAGRQEEINVAAVTLARRGASGALSEVLIAGSIGPLPPDLPDDEVRSLFSEQARTLIQAGVDLLLCETMMSGRQAAEAAKAVKRVMAELDRAMPLVVSMVPPPDRKPPDDWAAVSELLTAGEIDLFGLNCGEGPDAIWRVLDRLDKEKFGPYWIKASAGLPRVMDGKLVYPISPEQFAGEVAEIVKSFPVVAVGGCCGASPQHIHSLGAVLHRTTRVEV, from the coding sequence ATGAGTCGGTCTTCGCTTGATTGGTTAAAGAGATTGAACATACAGGGACCGGTTCTGCTTGATGGCGGAACTGGTTCTTTGTTATGGGAGCGGAAAGGGAAGGCAGGTGGGAATGCCGGAGCTCCCTCTTCCCTGTTCAACCTGACTGATCCGGGGATCGTGGAAACGGTCCATCGAGAGTTTGTGGCCGCGTCGTCTCAAGTACTGGTGACTAACAGCTTTGGAGCGGTATCGCGATACTTACAGCAATTTGGGATGGCGGGTCGTCAGGAGGAGATCAACGTTGCAGCGGTAACTTTGGCCAGGCGTGGCGCGAGTGGGGCGCTCTCGGAGGTCCTCATCGCGGGATCAATAGGGCCATTGCCGCCGGACCTTCCGGACGACGAGGTCCGGTCGCTCTTTTCGGAGCAGGCGCGGACCTTAATTCAGGCCGGTGTCGACCTGTTGCTGTGCGAGACGATGATGTCGGGAAGGCAGGCGGCAGAAGCGGCGAAAGCGGTAAAACGAGTGATGGCGGAACTTGATCGAGCGATGCCACTGGTAGTATCGATGGTTCCCCCACCAGACAGAAAGCCTCCGGATGATTGGGCCGCCGTAAGTGAACTGCTGACTGCCGGTGAAATTGACCTGTTTGGGTTGAATTGCGGAGAGGGCCCGGATGCGATCTGGAGAGTTCTGGACAGACTGGATAAAGAGAAATTTGGTCCCTATTGGATCAAGGCAAGCGCCGGTCTACCCCGAGTTATGGATGGGAAATTGGTCTACCCTATTAGCCCAGAGCAGTTCGCAGGAGAAGTTGCTGAGATAGTGAAATCTTTTCCGGTTGTCGCGGTGGGTGGTTGTTGCGGCGCGTCGCCGCAGCACATTCATTCTCTGGGCGCAGTTCTTCATCGCACGACAAGGGTTGAAGTGTGA
- a CDS encoding SRPBCC domain-containing protein codes for MATPRSKKLPVGKGKLGYTTSNVFRAPLKKVWEAATQGKHLKKHFIDDFLGEFGPALEPVTWTWKEYGSWTFIPVKFVREKEIIFLAPGPDEKYLLTIRFEFVRKGNKTIFRVHDSGYATKHLRNAFMMCEGWSEFHTALKAYVGYGKDLRKI; via the coding sequence ATGGCTACTCCTCGTTCTAAGAAGCTGCCAGTCGGCAAAGGGAAACTGGGCTATACGACTTCCAATGTCTTTCGTGCCCCCCTCAAAAAGGTCTGGGAAGCTGCCACCCAAGGGAAACATCTCAAAAAGCACTTCATCGATGACTTCTTGGGCGAGTTTGGTCCCGCTCTGGAACCGGTAACCTGGACATGGAAGGAGTATGGAAGCTGGACTTTCATCCCGGTCAAGTTTGTCCGCGAAAAGGAGATTATCTTCCTGGCCCCAGGCCCGGATGAAAAATACCTCCTCACTATCCGGTTTGAGTTTGTCAGGAAGGGCAACAAGACGATTTTTCGCGTCCATGACTCCGGCTACGCCACCAAACACCTTCGCAACGCGTTTATGATGTGCGAAGGATGGAGCGAGTTCCATACAGCGCTTAAAGCCTATGTCGGATATGGAAAAGATCTGAGAAAGATCTGA
- a CDS encoding aldo/keto reductase: MPNQLRPLGRSGISVAPLAFGGNVFGWTADEATSYRLLDQFVDAGFTLIDTADVYSNWYPGNVGGESETIIGKWMKARNNRSKVIVATKVGHHMSETDRGLKRGYILQAVERSLARLQTDYIDIYQTHKDDPETPVEETLGAYDLLVRQGKVRVIGASNLSRERMAASLEASMRLSLPRYETVQPRYNMYDRLDFEQNLQEYCIENKLGVIPYFSLASGFLTGKYKSEADLSTSSRQLRIKDYLNERGYRIVDALRMVAEETATSPSQVAIAWLNSQPGITAPIASATNHQQMSDLLAGARLELSAEHLDLLTRASDS; encoded by the coding sequence ATGCCCAATCAATTGCGGCCGTTGGGGCGCTCAGGAATATCTGTCGCCCCGCTGGCGTTTGGCGGCAATGTATTCGGCTGGACGGCGGATGAAGCGACCTCTTATCGATTGCTGGATCAGTTTGTTGATGCCGGTTTTACGCTGATCGACACGGCCGACGTGTATTCCAATTGGTATCCGGGAAATGTCGGCGGCGAGTCAGAGACGATCATCGGGAAGTGGATGAAAGCGCGGAATAACCGGAGCAAGGTAATTGTGGCGACGAAAGTCGGACACCACATGTCTGAGACTGATCGAGGATTGAAGCGGGGCTATATCTTGCAGGCGGTGGAGCGGTCTCTTGCTCGCTTGCAGACGGACTATATAGATATCTATCAGACGCATAAAGATGATCCGGAGACTCCAGTTGAAGAGACTCTGGGGGCGTATGATCTACTGGTTCGTCAGGGAAAAGTGCGCGTGATCGGGGCATCGAATCTCTCGCGCGAGCGGATGGCGGCATCGCTGGAGGCAAGTATGCGGCTCTCTCTCCCCCGCTATGAGACGGTTCAGCCCCGTTACAACATGTATGACAGACTGGATTTCGAGCAGAACCTTCAAGAGTATTGCATCGAGAATAAGCTGGGGGTTATCCCCTACTTTTCTCTGGCGAGTGGTTTCTTGACCGGCAAGTACAAATCCGAAGCCGACCTTTCGACCAGTTCCCGCCAATTGAGAATCAAGGATTATTTGAACGAACGGGGGTACCGAATAGTTGATGCCCTGAGAATGGTGGCGGAAGAAACGGCGACTTCTCCTTCGCAGGTTGCGATCGCCTGGCTCAATTCTCAGCCAGGGATCACTGCGCCGATCGCGAGCGCAACAAACCACCAACAAATGAGTGATCTTCTTGCGGGGGCCCGGCTGGAATTATCAGCCGAGCATCTGGATCTTCTCACTCGAGCCAGCGACTCTTAG
- a CDS encoding PKD domain-containing protein yields MVTLRLDLPGAVPAGLRALLTITLLCMVGVILLISSDVAAQDVGSTGATQMPENGEWCGTQKLWELKSVANTNEAAACIGNGPCDIAGTRNAFIPEPDQSMTIIRLMFHIITLDDGSNPSTTPSMIAQQVANLNADYAPLRVSFEYDYRTHASTAYRSLNGGEFDLMKEAYAIMPDSQMNVFVSYVEESYSYGTFPWDGDALTARGGIVMTTGHFSSVQSTLAHEVGHCLGLWHTHHGVSEVNQCSDCYEKAASGDGDVTGDFCEDTEPTPLSYACGGPGGSDPCNGQPWGATDPQNYMGYAGEGCWSEFSPQQRGRMHCWINDRLLGWSSGVRFNYSNTLGEAPLTVDFEGITAKTVNDWNWTFGDGQSSTEQSPSHMYNNPGQYDVRLTIDAVEGTYEAIRRELVWAHKDTLKVATVSTVPGTSQRIDIYAHNYLPVQELLLPVSWDGPATVTFDSVSTAGLRTAYMAVQDYAHYDDYSKRITYRLAISPSGMQSPLAAGTGPVLSVYLTAAPGTVVDNPVSLISYSTAFQSYAPTFTVLPGNYGPTTVAGKLKACLAGDVNNDGIGPDVTDLSFLIGFLTGSVPQLPNPATANVNGTGPVDISDLSYFILFMVGGGAAPVCP; encoded by the coding sequence ATGGTCACACTGAGATTGGACCTTCCCGGTGCTGTTCCGGCAGGTCTTCGCGCGCTTCTCACCATCACACTATTATGCATGGTCGGAGTTATCCTGTTGATATCCAGCGATGTTGCCGCGCAGGATGTCGGCTCCACAGGCGCCACCCAAATGCCGGAGAACGGCGAATGGTGCGGGACGCAGAAATTGTGGGAGCTCAAGAGTGTGGCGAATACTAATGAAGCGGCGGCCTGTATCGGTAATGGACCGTGCGATATTGCCGGGACGCGCAATGCGTTCATTCCGGAGCCGGACCAGTCAATGACCATCATTCGCTTGATGTTTCATATAATTACGCTGGATGACGGAAGTAACCCATCCACTACCCCGAGCATGATAGCACAACAGGTGGCGAACCTGAATGCGGATTACGCGCCGCTGCGCGTTTCGTTCGAATACGATTATCGGACGCATGCATCGACGGCTTACCGCTCGCTGAACGGGGGCGAATTCGATCTGATGAAGGAAGCATACGCGATCATGCCGGATTCTCAGATGAACGTCTTTGTTTCGTACGTGGAAGAATCATATTCGTACGGCACGTTTCCCTGGGACGGGGACGCCTTGACCGCCCGTGGCGGCATTGTTATGACGACCGGGCACTTTAGTTCGGTACAGTCGACACTGGCGCATGAAGTCGGACATTGCCTTGGGCTCTGGCACACGCACCACGGGGTCAGCGAAGTCAATCAGTGCAGTGATTGTTATGAAAAAGCAGCAAGCGGCGACGGAGACGTGACCGGAGATTTCTGCGAAGATACCGAACCGACTCCGTTGAGTTACGCGTGCGGCGGCCCGGGCGGGTCCGATCCGTGTAACGGTCAGCCTTGGGGGGCAACCGATCCGCAGAATTACATGGGATATGCGGGCGAGGGCTGCTGGAGCGAATTCTCCCCTCAGCAAAGAGGCAGAATGCATTGCTGGATCAATGATCGCCTGCTCGGCTGGTCATCGGGGGTCAGATTCAATTATTCAAACACGCTGGGCGAAGCGCCCTTGACTGTTGACTTTGAAGGTATCACCGCCAAGACGGTGAATGACTGGAATTGGACGTTTGGGGACGGGCAGTCGTCGACTGAGCAGTCGCCGAGCCACATGTATAATAATCCGGGACAGTATGATGTTCGTTTGACGATTGACGCGGTCGAGGGGACGTATGAAGCGATCCGTCGCGAGTTAGTCTGGGCCCACAAGGATACCCTAAAGGTGGCGACAGTGAGCACTGTTCCCGGGACCTCTCAGCGCATCGATATCTACGCACACAACTATTTGCCGGTACAGGAATTGTTGCTGCCAGTAAGCTGGGATGGCCCGGCGACGGTGACCTTTGATTCCGTCTCAACCGCGGGACTTCGGACAGCCTATATGGCAGTGCAGGACTATGCGCACTATGATGATTACAGCAAGCGGATCACCTATCGACTGGCAATCTCGCCGTCGGGGATGCAGTCGCCACTGGCGGCCGGGACTGGTCCGGTGTTGTCTGTGTACCTGACTGCTGCTCCGGGGACAGTGGTTGATAATCCGGTTTCGCTGATCAGCTACTCAACCGCGTTTCAGAGCTACGCGCCGACGTTTACCGTTTTGCCGGGCAACTATGGTCCGACGACCGTAGCCGGAAAACTGAAGGCGTGTCTGGCGGGCGATGTTAATAATGACGGAATCGGTCCAGACGTTACAGACCTGTCATTCCTGATCGGATTCCTCACCGGAAGCGTGCCGCAGTTGCCGAATCCGGCAACCGCAAACGTAAACGGCACGGGGCCGGTTGATATTTCAGATCTTTCATATTTCATTCTTTTCATGGTAGGCGGTGGGGCTGCGCCGGTCTGCCCTTGA
- a CDS encoding CotH kinase family protein, producing the protein MRKLILAGLLLLGFALPATSQDFYDIDSVRTIQITFTQSNWDHILDSLYAIGEERLIGTVTIDGVQYDSVGVRYKGFSTYNPNRTKNPFNIKLDHIINNQTIQGYGTLKLANVWFDPSFVREVLTYEIARNYMPASRANYCNVYVNGTLMGLYVSVQDVDKLFMRTHFYEDAGVRFKGEVAGGPQTVYPIWTYEGEDSTTYMDRFEIESNEGWSELIDFFDTLNNFTEEIERVLDVDRHLWMLAYDNLFVNLDGPINFAHNYYLYRDASKRFNPIIWDLNMNMGGFSQIIGGGPLSVTQMQNLNPYLNETNDDYPIIEKILSNSTYKKRYVAHMKTIMSEMIASDWYRTRALELQAIINSHVQADPNKFSTYANFLNNITSAVGATPGIVQLMAGRLNHLNSQPLFSAPAPVISQVTHTNTPLAAGTTAWVAASVSNATSVALKYRDDLISPFTVVAMFDDGAHNDGLASDGIFGASVIAGTSDIHYYIYAENATSATFMPPRAEFEDSVLIVTTPTVSAVKINEFMADNLSTLADQDGEFEDWIELYNPTAAPISLVGCHLSDKLTNFGKWTFPDTAIAPFSYMTIWADEDVTQAGLHANFALSKSGEAVVLSDSALILIDSVVFGAQVTDSSMARCPDATGAFAVSGPTFGATNCSVSCCSGTRGNVTSSGTIDLSDLSTLIAYLSVVPRPALPCVDAANINGIDSIDLSDLSLLISYLTFTPRPTLPACP; encoded by the coding sequence ATGCGGAAACTGATTTTGGCCGGACTGTTACTTCTCGGCTTCGCTCTGCCTGCAACCAGCCAGGACTTTTACGACATTGATTCCGTCCGTACCATTCAGATAACTTTCACTCAGTCCAATTGGGACCACATACTGGACAGCCTCTACGCGATAGGCGAGGAACGGCTCATTGGCACTGTCACTATCGATGGCGTCCAGTACGACAGCGTTGGTGTACGCTACAAAGGTTTCAGCACGTACAACCCCAACCGCACCAAAAATCCGTTCAATATCAAACTTGACCACATCATAAATAACCAGACGATCCAGGGCTATGGTACCCTCAAATTGGCCAACGTCTGGTTTGATCCGAGTTTCGTGCGTGAGGTCCTCACGTACGAGATCGCCCGCAATTACATGCCCGCCTCCCGGGCGAACTACTGCAATGTCTACGTCAATGGTACCTTGATGGGCTTGTATGTCAGCGTGCAGGATGTCGACAAGCTTTTCATGCGCACCCATTTCTACGAGGATGCCGGTGTCAGGTTTAAGGGCGAAGTCGCTGGCGGCCCACAGACCGTTTATCCAATCTGGACATACGAGGGAGAAGACTCAACCACTTATATGGATCGATTCGAGATTGAGTCCAATGAAGGATGGTCCGAATTGATAGATTTCTTTGATACCCTGAACAATTTTACGGAAGAAATTGAAAGAGTACTTGATGTCGACCGGCATCTCTGGATGCTTGCCTACGACAACCTGTTTGTTAATCTCGACGGGCCGATCAATTTCGCCCACAACTACTATCTTTATCGCGATGCCTCCAAGCGATTCAATCCGATCATCTGGGACCTCAATATGAATATGGGAGGATTCAGTCAGATCATTGGTGGCGGGCCTCTGTCTGTTACCCAGATGCAGAATCTGAATCCGTATCTGAACGAAACCAACGACGATTATCCTATCATCGAGAAGATCCTGTCCAACTCTACCTATAAAAAGCGATATGTCGCTCACATGAAAACGATCATGTCTGAGATGATAGCCTCAGACTGGTATCGGACTCGTGCTCTCGAACTTCAGGCCATCATCAATTCCCATGTTCAGGCAGATCCGAACAAGTTCTCCACCTATGCCAATTTTCTGAACAACATCACGTCCGCGGTCGGCGCCACCCCTGGAATCGTGCAACTGATGGCAGGGCGGCTCAATCATCTCAACAGTCAGCCACTTTTCTCGGCACCTGCTCCGGTCATCTCTCAGGTGACCCATACCAATACCCCTCTCGCCGCCGGTACCACCGCCTGGGTCGCAGCGTCCGTCAGCAATGCCACTTCGGTTGCCTTGAAGTATCGTGATGACCTGATTTCACCCTTTACCGTGGTTGCCATGTTTGATGATGGCGCTCACAACGATGGTTTGGCCTCCGATGGCATCTTTGGTGCTTCCGTGATCGCCGGGACATCAGACATCCACTACTATATTTACGCCGAGAATGCCACTTCCGCGACCTTCATGCCGCCGCGCGCTGAATTCGAGGATTCAGTCCTGATCGTGACGACGCCAACCGTCTCCGCCGTCAAGATCAATGAGTTTATGGCCGACAACCTCTCCACTCTGGCTGACCAGGATGGCGAGTTCGAGGATTGGATAGAGCTGTACAATCCAACCGCCGCCCCGATCTCTCTGGTCGGCTGTCACCTTTCCGACAAACTGACGAATTTCGGCAAATGGACTTTCCCTGATACCGCCATTGCTCCCTTCAGCTACATGACGATCTGGGCCGATGAGGATGTCACGCAGGCCGGACTCCATGCCAACTTCGCCCTCTCCAAATCAGGGGAGGCAGTCGTTCTTTCCGACTCTGCGTTGATTTTGATTGATTCCGTCGTGTTTGGAGCCCAGGTGACAGACTCGAGCATGGCCCGTTGCCCCGATGCTACCGGTGCGTTTGCCGTCAGCGGCCCGACTTTTGGCGCCACCAACTGCTCAGTCAGTTGTTGCAGTGGAACTCGCGGCAATGTCACCAGCTCTGGGACAATTGATCTCTCTGATCTCTCGACCCTGATCGCTTACCTGAGCGTCGTACCAAGGCCAGCTCTGCCTTGCGTGGATGCCGCCAATATCAACGGTATCGATAGCATCGATCTGAGCGATCTGTCACTTCTGATATCTTATCTGACCTTTACGCCTCGCCCGACCTTGCCTGCCTGCCCCTGA
- a CDS encoding Zn-dependent exopeptidase M28, with translation MKKFWIVVAVLLLAAANATSADLYKVTASSPLDHQRVAALGGEPVVRLLDGYLVLIEPSSSANLVESGLEFRLVANNIERADLALDNRKDRANASKYRLLFEESGLRLYDVDRLIIASQAETGVPDLRPLPESSVSLRVEETTLRAEEMLAEVAIAGAPLDSLIGLISQDSLQANLLTLQAFGTRVAGTAPNITSRNWIRDKLISYGYTSVVYDSFTASVSGGTKMCYNVLATQTGTVHPNHFVIVGAHRDAVTGSPGADDNGSGTIAVLEIARVLKNIPTELTMIYALYDAEEYGLYGSAHHAAELNARGDSLVYMLNMDMIAHFQNTADANLYHGSNTEFSSLWITLADSLVGITGHLAGSSSGSDHYPYSQYGYPVTFAAEYIFSTVYHSVRDSSSYMNFPYMTKLVKGCLATGYTVAQTAGPRPSLAMELSSAAPIMVQPDGSTSFNVTITSAYDGTVVPGSARLHYALDGAAFVDVPLTLVGGNVYTAVFPELTCGSDLQYYLSVDEVVSGTFSFPDLAHPYQAVVGTSMTVAFEDNFETNKGWTVTGNAVDGQWSRGVPVGLGERGDPRYDYDGSGSCFLTDNVYGNSDVDDGTTYLISPTLDLSAGNAQVSYAVWFSNNFGAAPYEDVFKVWISEDNGSVWNQADAVGPVTDAGGGWYVRTFWVGDWVTPSSQVRLRFEAADLGSGSVVEAAVDAIAVRRFDCAPPSCCTGATGNVNLSALDNPDLSDLAMLISYLTLTERPELPCADEANVNQIGPLTPDLSDLSLMIAYLTQTPRPELPACP, from the coding sequence ATGAAGAAATTCTGGATCGTCGTCGCGGTGCTGTTGCTGGCAGCGGCCAATGCCACTTCAGCCGATCTGTACAAAGTCACAGCCTCATCACCGCTGGACCATCAGCGGGTAGCGGCACTCGGCGGAGAACCGGTGGTTCGTCTGCTGGATGGTTACCTTGTGTTGATAGAACCATCCTCATCTGCAAACCTGGTCGAGAGTGGTCTGGAGTTTCGGCTGGTTGCCAACAATATCGAACGAGCAGATCTGGCGCTGGATAATCGGAAGGATCGCGCCAATGCGAGCAAGTATCGATTGCTATTCGAGGAGTCCGGTTTACGGCTCTACGATGTCGATCGGCTGATTATCGCCAGTCAGGCAGAAACGGGAGTGCCGGACCTTCGTCCGCTCCCCGAATCTTCCGTAAGTCTCCGAGTTGAGGAGACGACATTGCGCGCTGAAGAGATGCTGGCAGAGGTGGCGATCGCCGGTGCACCATTGGATTCCCTGATTGGATTGATTTCGCAGGATTCGCTGCAGGCCAACTTGCTGACACTTCAGGCATTTGGGACACGTGTGGCCGGAACAGCTCCGAATATCACTTCGCGCAATTGGATCCGGGACAAATTAATCAGCTATGGATATACCAGCGTGGTTTATGACAGTTTCACGGCCTCTGTCTCAGGCGGGACGAAGATGTGCTACAACGTGCTGGCCACGCAAACCGGGACAGTCCATCCCAATCACTTTGTGATCGTCGGGGCACACCGCGACGCGGTTACTGGTTCGCCGGGGGCCGATGACAATGGTTCGGGGACAATCGCGGTGCTGGAGATCGCCCGCGTGCTTAAGAATATTCCGACCGAACTGACAATGATCTATGCTCTATACGACGCGGAAGAATACGGGTTGTACGGATCAGCACACCATGCGGCAGAGCTAAACGCACGCGGGGACTCCCTCGTGTACATGCTGAATATGGATATGATCGCGCACTTCCAAAATACCGCAGACGCAAATTTGTATCATGGTTCCAATACTGAGTTTTCGTCGCTCTGGATCACCTTAGCAGATTCCTTGGTTGGGATCACGGGACATCTGGCGGGAAGCTCTTCCGGGTCGGATCACTATCCATATTCTCAATATGGTTATCCGGTTACGTTCGCCGCGGAGTACATCTTCTCAACGGTATATCATTCGGTTCGCGACTCATCGAGCTACATGAACTTCCCTTACATGACAAAGTTGGTAAAAGGATGTTTGGCGACCGGGTATACGGTTGCACAAACGGCCGGACCCCGCCCGTCGTTGGCGATGGAACTTTCGTCCGCGGCACCGATCATGGTGCAACCGGACGGATCAACGTCGTTCAACGTAACGATAACCTCGGCATATGACGGGACAGTGGTACCGGGGTCGGCGCGCCTGCACTACGCGCTTGATGGTGCGGCGTTTGTTGACGTTCCGTTAACACTCGTCGGCGGCAATGTATATACGGCAGTATTCCCCGAACTGACGTGCGGAAGCGACCTGCAATATTATCTGTCGGTGGACGAAGTGGTCTCCGGGACATTCAGTTTCCCGGATCTCGCACATCCGTATCAGGCGGTTGTGGGAACCTCGATGACGGTGGCGTTCGAAGATAATTTTGAGACGAACAAAGGATGGACAGTGACCGGAAATGCGGTAGACGGCCAGTGGAGCCGAGGAGTTCCGGTCGGGTTGGGCGAGCGCGGAGATCCTCGCTATGACTATGATGGTTCCGGCAGTTGTTTCCTTACAGATAATGTTTACGGAAACTCTGATGTAGACGACGGGACGACTTACCTAATATCGCCGACCCTTGATCTCTCTGCAGGAAACGCGCAGGTCAGTTATGCGGTCTGGTTCTCCAATAACTTTGGCGCGGCTCCATACGAAGATGTATTCAAGGTATGGATCTCCGAAGACAACGGGTCAGTCTGGAATCAGGCAGATGCGGTCGGACCGGTGACGGACGCCGGTGGTGGCTGGTATGTCCGGACATTCTGGGTGGGCGATTGGGTGACGCCGAGCAGTCAGGTCAGGTTGCGTTTTGAGGCGGCCGATCTTGGGTCAGGTTCGGTGGTTGAGGCGGCGGTAGACGCGATAGCAGTGAGACGGTTCGACTGCGCTCCTCCCTCATGCTGTACCGGTGCGACTGGGAATGTGAACTTGAGCGCGTTGGACAATCCGGATCTTTCGGATCTGGCGATGTTGATCAGTTACTTGACGTTGACCGAGCGACCGGAACTCCCCTGCGCCGATGAGGCAAACGTGAATCAGATCGGCCCATTGACGCCAGATCTGTCAGATTTGTCATTGATGATCGCCTATCTGACGCAGACTCCGCGCCCGGAACTTCCGGCCTGCCCATAA